A genomic region of Danio aesculapii chromosome 21, fDanAes4.1, whole genome shotgun sequence contains the following coding sequences:
- the c7b gene encoding LOW QUALITY PROTEIN: complement component 7b (The sequence of the model RefSeq protein was modified relative to this genomic sequence to represent the inferred CDS: inserted 2 bases in 1 codon) has product MYPQSTLIFLLTFLPYIWCEQPLNCRWGPYGDWSECDGCTKTQVRVRQVETFPQFGGKPCTGEAIQKQACLPKKSCPLQAGCGNRFRCTSGQCINPSLVCNGDHDCEDGLDEQGCSGFIVCDKQKPPPNSDLTGRGFDVLTGELRAGVINTRSFGGQCRKVFSGDHRXFFRLPQNLLRYSFQVSVENDFTDDYYDSSWSYMRDEKQRRIIRGGHDHKTFHNQLKQDKTYHLLIIRNEVEVAQFQNNAPEYLPLSEDFWKDLSALPITYEPSAYRLFIQRFGTHYMEEGSLGGQYRALLELDANYMMEMSRTETDFHQCITRVKRRLFYKKKTTKCVKLMKTIENFSENRNHKMPIKTDIIGGNSAFIAGLSLLDLENPDNNKQMYTKWSGSVKEFPKVIKQKLRPLHELVKEVACAGLKKVHLKRALEAYLVEQSPCHCRPCQNNGMAVLSEGVCTCVCRPGTSGNACQNGHVLGEQPGVIEGGWSCWSAWSSCSHGQKSRTRSCNNPMPRNGGKNCIGETIERRSCEEPDFEHLKVLEPHCFDPTLTPVKTCKTPPPLVNGFVLDPRDIYTVGKKIEYTCADGYDHIGNPFAECTENLTWRISPMECKKSECDPPAVLSNVIVAPLKQSYRIGDSVTLSCPSGMQKDGEGEFRCRLGLSWYPDPKSVRCNPVEAVPTQPGLLCKPWEKPGTGQCVCKMPFECKTSLHVCVSVRPGRVNRMSVCQLGALQCLGQTFTLLQDSACTWPETKFTSCQDCHQWETCDGSKCDCKDPEDCSDDSAHVCVSLMGRAPEMMSECETGAWRCRGKEMKVLRIGDCQS; this is encoded by the exons ATGTACCCTCAGTCCACTTTAATATTTCTTCTCACGTTTCTGCCTTACATTTG GTGTGAGCAGCCATTAAACTGTAGGTGGGGACCGTATGGAGACTGGTCAGAGTGTGACGGTTGTACCAAAACACAG GTTCGAGTGCGTCAAGTAGAGACGTTCCCTCAGTTTGGCGGGAAGCCTTGTACAGGCGAGGCCATTCAGAAACAAGCCTGTTTACCGAAGAAAAGCTGCCCTCTACAGGCAGGATGCGGAAATAGATTTCGCTGCACGTCTG GTCAGTGCATTAACCCCTCTCTGGTGTGCAATGGAGATCATGACTGTGAAGATGGTTTGGATGAACAAGGCTGTAGTGGCTTTATAGTGTGTGATAAGCAAAAGCCACCACCAAACTCAGACCTCACAGGAAGAGG GTTTGATGTGTTGACGGGTGAGCTGAGAGCCGGTGTCATTAACACTCGTAGCTTTGGTGGACAATGCAGGAAGGTTTTCAGTGGAGACCACAG TTTCTTCAGACTTCCACAAAATCTTCTCAGATACAGCTTTCAG gtcAGTGTTGAAAATGATTTCACTGATGACTACTATGACAGTTCCTGGTCCTACATGAGGGATGAAAAGCAAAGAAGGATCATTAGGGGAGGCCATGATCATAAAACCTTTCATAACCAACTAAAACAGGACAAG ACCTATCACCTGTTGATAATAAGAAATGAGGTAGAAGTGGCTCAGTTCCAGAACAACGCTCCTGAATACCTGCCTCTGTCTGAAGATTTCTGGAAGGATCTATCAGCTCTGCCCATCACATATGAGCCGTCAGCCTATCGACTATTCATACAACGATTTGGTACTCACTATATGGAGGAAGGATCTCTGGGAGGCCAGTATAGGGCACTGCTGGAGCTGGACGCAAATTATATGATGGAAATGA GTAGAACAGAGACGGATTTCCACCAGTGTATTACCCGTGTGAAGCGGCGTCTCTTCTATAAGAAGAAAACAACCAAGTGTGTGAAACTGATGAAGACCATTGAGAATTTCAGTG AAAACAGAAACCATAAGATGCCAATAAAAACAGACATTATAGGAGGAAATAGCGCTTTTATCGCTGGCCTTAGTCTCCTAGACTTGGAAAACCCTGACAATAACAAACAGATGTACACAAAGTGGTCTGGGTCAGTGAAGGAGTTCCCTAAAGTAATAAAACAGAAG TTGAGGCCGCTGCATGAATTGGTCAAAGAAGTGGCATGTGCAGGACTGAAGAAAGTCCACCTGAAGAGGGCACTAGAGGCCTATCTGGTGGAGCAGAGTCCCTGTCACTGCAGACCCTGTCAGAATAACGGCATGGCTGTGCTCAGTGAAGGggtttgtacatgtgtgtgcaGGCCGGGAACCAGTGGTAATGCCTGCCAGAATGGCCATGTGCTTGGAGAACAACCAG GAGTGATTGAAGGAGGCTGGAGCTGCTGGTCTGCCTGGAGCAGCTGCTCTCACGGTCAAAAGTCAAGGACGCGTTCATGCAACAATCCTATGCCAAGGAATGGAGGCAAAAATTGCATTGGAGAAACCATAGAGCGCCGAAGCTGTGAGGAGCCTGATTTCGAACACCTCAA AGTCTTGGAGCCCCATTGCTTTGATCCCACACTGACACCAGTGAAGACATGTAAAACTCCCCCTCCTTTGGTTAATGGGTTTGTTTTG GACCCAAGAGACATCTATACAGTGGGCAAAAAGATTGAGTACACCTGCGCAGACGGATACGATCACATTGGCAATCCATTCGCTGAATGTACAGAAAACCTGACCTGGAGGATATCTCCAATGGAGTGCAAAA AATCAGAGTGTGATCCTCCAGCTGTTCTCAGCAATGTGATTGTCGCGCCCTTAAAACAATCATATCGTATCGGTGATAGTGTGACCCTCTCATGTCCAAGCGGGATGCAGAAAGATGGTGAAGGAGAATTCAGATGCCGACTTGGTCTCAGCTGGTATCCAGATCCTAAGAGTGTCCGTTGCAACCCAG TGGAAGCAGTGCCCACCCAACCAGGCCTCCTCTGCAAACCATGGGAAAAACCAGGGACTGGTCAGTGTGTTTGCAAAATGCCTTTTGAAtgcaa GACGTCTCTCCACGTTTGTGTCTCTGTGCGTCCGGGCCGGGTCAACCGAATGAGTGTCTGCCAGCTTGGGGCTCTGCAGTGTCTGGGGCAAACCTTTACTTTGCTGCAGGATAGTGCATGTACTTGGCCAGAAACCAAATTCACATCCTGTCAGGACTGCCATCAGTGGGAGACATGCGATG GTTCGAAATGTGACTGTAAGGACCCTGAGGACTGCTCTGATGACTCCGCccatgtgtgtgtctctctgatGGGCAGAGCTCCTGAGATGATGTCAGAATGTGAGACAGGAGCTTGGAGATGCAGAGGGAAAGAGATGAAAGTGCTCAGAATTGGAGACTGTCAGtcataa